CCCTGACATCTTACTTAAATGACAGAGTAATTGAAAAATAGAATACAAGAAGGAAAAGAAGTAACACAATGCCTAACCCATCCCCCAATCAAATGACTGAATGATAGAATGACTGAGTGACTGATAAAACAGCAGAATTAATCTGTCAAACAAGCTAAAACTGCCATGGTTACCAAAATATGATATTCACGTGCTGTCCCCTTTGGTTAAAGGGGACGAGCGAAGCGGGCGGGGTTGGAAAGAGAATAACTGAATAACAGAGTAACCGATTTAATTGACAACGGACAATGAAAATCTGAAGTTAAAGAAGAACTCTAACAAATTAACCAGTAAACAGTAAAAAATCCGAATGTCCGGATGAAGGCATAATAAAGAAATAACAACATGGATCCTAAAGTAGACATCTTTCTAAGTAAAGCCACAAAGTGGCAGGAAGAGTTTGAACAACTGAGAGCGATTGTTCTGGATTGCGGCCTGACCGAAGAGTTGAAATGGGGGAAGCCCTGCTATGCTTTTCAGAAAAGCAACATTGTGATCATACAGGGATTTAAAGAATACTGTGCGCTCCTGTTTTTCAAAGGAGCTTTATTGCACGATGCCAACGGTATTCTGATCAGGACAGGAGAGAACACCCAGGCAGGGCGTCAGGTGCGCTTCACCAGTGTCCGGGAGATTGCAACTGTGGCATCCATCCTGAAAGCCTATATTTATGAAGCCATTGAAGTAGAGAAAGCAGGACTGAAGGTAGAACTGAAAAAGACAGCTGATTACGAAATTCCGGAAGAGTTTCAAAAGAAGCTGGAGGAAATACCTGCCCTGAAGATGGCCTTCGACGCATTAACACCAGGACGGCAAAGAGCCTACCTGCTCTTTTTTGCTGCACCGAAACAATCGAAAACACGGGAGTCGAGAATTGAGAAATGGATACCTCAAA
The sequence above is drawn from the Microbacter margulisiae genome and encodes:
- a CDS encoding YdeI/OmpD-associated family protein, translated to MDPKVDIFLSKATKWQEEFEQLRAIVLDCGLTEELKWGKPCYAFQKSNIVIIQGFKEYCALLFFKGALLHDANGILIRTGENTQAGRQVRFTSVREIATVASILKAYIYEAIEVEKAGLKVELKKTADYEIPEEFQKKLEEIPALKMAFDALTPGRQRAYLLFFAAPKQSKTRESRIEKWIPQILDGKGMND